A stretch of DNA from Desulfosarcina ovata subsp. ovata:
GATTTGGGCCTTGTTGTAATCGTTACGGACGACTTTTGTCGTATCGGTTGTAGATGTGTATGCCGTTTGTGTTGAAATGACAGTCAAATCAAAAACGAGCATTTTTGTTTATCAAACAGGTAGCTGTGTGTCAATGAAACGGAACGGTCGCTCAGGGTTCCCGCATTTGGAACTTGATGGAAACAGATAGGGTCGCAGGCATGGCCAGCTCCTACAAAAACCATGCTTGACGAAGCCAATGATGCCTGTAAGAGTGGGCCATGCCCGCGAAGAACTGCAAATCGATCCAAATGCGGTTACCCTGACGGTCGCTCCAGAGCGATCGCAAGTAAAATCAAAAACCGGCCCTTCCTGAACACGCACCATCCCCGAAAGTGGGGAAATGCCAAATGCCAAAGCCCAAATGTCAAATGAAGGATGAAATCGATTTTAAAATAGATATAGCATTCAAGATAATGTTTTTGGGCTGCGTTATCGGTCGTCGCAGTATTACAATACGACTTCCTCCCTCTGGCCTTGCCAAAAACATTATCTTAAATACTATAGAATACCACCATTTTTCATTTGGTCTTTGATATTCATGGACGCTCTAATTTTGGGGAGAAAAGCAACCCGGAAATCTACATGCGATTGCCCTGACGGTCGCTCCCCGCTCCCTTTGAATCCCATGACGGGTGCCCGGCAATCGGTGCGCGGGACGGTTGCGCCGGCCGGTCGCCCGTGATAGAACGCCAATAAACCAACAAACAACCGGCAACCGATCCGCCCGAGTTGCCGCTACCCCATCGGATGGAGTCCAGCATGACTTTTTTCATTACCCCGGATACTTATGCCCTTACCATCGAGCCGGACCTCGACCGTTTCACCTTTGCCGGCCAAATGGTCCTTTCCGCCACCGCCGACCAGCCGGTGGCGACCATTGACCTGGACTGTGCCGAGCTGGCCATCTGGCGCTGCCTGCTGGGTACGGACGAGAAGGACGCGCCACCGGTCGAATGCGCCTTCTGCGTCGACCCGGCCAAGGAGGCACTGACGGTGCAGTTGCCCAAGACGGTCTCGGGATCGTTTGTTCTGACCGTCGAATACACCGGCCGGATCAACGACCGCATGGCCGGCTTCTACCGCAGCCGGATCCATGTGGACGGCGGCCCCAGCCACATGGCGGTGACCCAGTTCCAGGAGAGCGATGCCCGCCGGGCGTTTCCCTGTTTCGACCATCCGGCCCGCAAGGCGGTTTTCACGCTGGAGATGCTGATCCCCAAGGGGCTGACGGCCATCGCCAACACCGCGGTCCAGTCCGCCGACGAACTGGACGACGGGCGCCAGCGGATTGTTTTCGAACCGACGCCCAAGATGTCCACCTACCTGCTCTTCTTCGGGGTGGGGCCCTTCGAGATTCATACCGACGACGTCGATCCCCGGGTGCGGGCCGTCTGCCTGCCGGGCATGGGCGAGCAGACCGGATTCGGCAGGGTGTTCGGCCGCAAGGCCCTGGCCTACGGTGAGGAGTACTACGCCATTGATTACCCCTTGAGCAAAATGGATCTCATCGCCGTGCCCGATTTCGCCTTCGGCGCCATGGAGAACTGGGGCGCCATCACCTTTCGTGAGAACCTGCTGCTGCACGTTCCCGGTGTCACCTCCCGCGAGGGGGAGTCGCGCATCTGCGAGGTGATCGCCCACGAGATCGCCCACCAGTGGTTCGGCAACCTGGTTACCCCTGAGGATTGGAAGTACCTGTGGCTGAACGAGAGCTTTGCCACCTATTTCGGCTACGGCATGGTGGACCACTACCACGGGGACTGGGAGATCTGGCAGCAGTTCGTGCGCAGCCAGACCGAGACGGCCCTGGCCCGCGACGCCCTGCACGAAACCTTTGCCATTGAAATGCCCGGTGGCGCTGCGGTGGCCATTACCACCAGTACGGCACCGATCATCTACAGCAAGGGGGGCAGTGTCCTGCGGCAACTGGAGGCCTGGATCGGACCGGACCATTTCAAGGCCGGGCTGCGGCATTACCTGAAGACGTACACCTATGGCAGCGCCGCCAGCCATCATCTTTGGGAGGCCCTTTCCGAGGTTTCCGGCATGCCGGTAACCGGACTGATGAAAAGCTGGGTCACCCAGCCCGGTTTTCCGGTCATCACCGTCCGGCGCAGCGGCGAGACCCTCGCCGTCAGTCAGCGGCTTTTCTCATATCTGCCCAACGATTCCGCCCAGTTCTGGAT
This window harbors:
- a CDS encoding M1 family metallopeptidase encodes the protein MTFFITPDTYALTIEPDLDRFTFAGQMVLSATADQPVATIDLDCAELAIWRCLLGTDEKDAPPVECAFCVDPAKEALTVQLPKTVSGSFVLTVEYTGRINDRMAGFYRSRIHVDGGPSHMAVTQFQESDARRAFPCFDHPARKAVFTLEMLIPKGLTAIANTAVQSADELDDGRQRIVFEPTPKMSTYLLFFGVGPFEIHTDDVDPRVRAVCLPGMGEQTGFGRVFGRKALAYGEEYYAIDYPLSKMDLIAVPDFAFGAMENWGAITFRENLLLHVPGVTSREGESRICEVIAHEIAHQWFGNLVTPEDWKYLWLNESFATYFGYGMVDHYHGDWEIWQQFVRSQTETALARDALHETFAIEMPGGAAVAITTSTAPIIYSKGGSVLRQLEAWIGPDHFKAGLRHYLKTYTYGSAASHHLWEALSEVSGMPVTGLMKSWVTQPGFPVITVRRSGETLAVSQRLFSYLPNDSAQFWMVPLTLTTYRQDGSSAIQTLIMDRPEAEIALPPGSIAYKINPGQTGFYHVHCADTDNLDHLGAMVKTGSLPAMDRWGVQNDLYALVKSGALPMATYLTMAGNYINETDYLPLSSLDSHLFEAYLLLEGEVRTRTGQVAESLIHAALATVGDVPVAEESQTTAMLRDQLLVHAALLGNRAVTDGLDDQFKVFMGGGDVPADIFRAVMTAGAVSGDQAALDAMIRRYEASSVEHERMTLVAALGSFRQWPLLEKALDYALERVPDRIRFMPLVAAAGNPAAGEHLWPWFEANLARMQTMHPLLFERVVAAFVPGPGLTDPERTRAFCKTLLEQQPRLKDVLALSLERLAVNAAMKAREK